The genomic stretch TTTGACATAATTTAGCTGTGGCAGGTCAGATTCTTGAACTAATCTATTTCTCCCAAAGACGGTGTCAATCTCTTCTAAGGCCCTTTGCATTATCTGTGGTTCGTTCAACATTTCTTTGATTGCAAATTCAACTGCATTTGAGGGATTATCTACCGTTGCAAACATGAGTTCCTGTCAAAATTATTTGAAACAACCAATAATGTCAAACAAAATAACCATATTTGATTTTTTCCCAGAAAACAAACTTGTGTTTTcgaaatcaaaaatattttccacaaacaaaaggatgtAATTTTAAACAGACAATCTCTAAAGTTAATTTTTCCAAAAAGACAGACAATCTCAAAAGTTTtggaacttgtggtcttaaacatGTCATGATATTTTTGTAGCCGTAAAAACATGTCagtaaatgaaaataaaaaatttaaagttaaaattattttcaaatatagtGAGTTGTCGTTCTTTAATCTCTTGACCAAAATTGTAATTTGCCATATCGTTCACATATATAGTTTAAGGAATTGAAAGTATACTTACAAGGACTTGCGCCTTAATCTCTTTAACATTCATCAATGGATTTCCATTGGTATCTTTGAGCCTGGTGAGAACATCAAGGATGTCTTCTTTCACATGAGCTTTGTTGCTATCTTGCCAAATTTGAAACCTTTGGTCAATGATCATGATCAATCAGTTTTGTTGCTTTGACATAGGCTTTCTTGATAATTGCCTTGTGACCATCTAAATCAAATCCACTTAACCATGGCAAATATTCTGAGatactaaaagaaaagagataaccAAGAAGTGTGAAGAGTGCTTCAACTTGttcttcgtcttcttcttctACACTTGGTCCTCCATTTTTTCCCGTTATTCTTTTTCCTAGTAATCTCTTGCTGAAAATCATATTCTTAACAACATTTGCACAGTAATATCTGGTCACTTTCCTCAAGTTAATAGTAACAGGTTCGTCGATACTGCAATATTGATTGTATACAAATCGAAGAAGGTGGTCAGCTTCTTCATCCCTTTTATGACGAAGCCATTGATGAGATGATTGTGAGAGGACATGGGAACCAAGAAATCTTCTCATTTTCATCCATTGATCACCAATAGGGAGAAAAACAGAGGTCAAGTAGCCATTGCTAACGAGGGTGGCAGACATGCAAGTACGCCTCGACGAGAAAAGAGAGTCTTGCTCCCTTAAGAATTGGCAAGCAAGCTCAGGAGAAGTGACAACAATGACATGGAAACTCCCAAGACGAATGCAAGCAATTTCAGTTTCCATTTCCTCCATAAGTTTGTGTATCCACTGATATGTTGGCTTCTTCTTTAGTAGCATTTGAGGAAAGCAGGCCATGGTTTTGTACCTGGAGGCAATAATGGCTTTTTGGTTTTCTCGTTTCTTGCACTACTCCATGACTTGCGTGTTATCTTAAGGATTGTGGAAAAGAATATTTTCCATATTATAATAATGGAGACGACAATATGAAAAAGATTAACAAGGTTTGGCAATTTAAAGTTGCTGATCATGATTTTCCTTGTGATTGCTGAAGGCTATGTTTCAAAGGCAGCATGCTATCCACTATTTATAGCTCTTCATGAGCTTGCAGTTTAGTACTTTCAGGTTCTATAAACTACTTTACATATGTAATTACTCCTACTATCTTTTACCATGAACGGTATCCTTGGAACAACGGTAAAATTGGCTCCGTTTGACCTATAGGTCGCGGGTTCGAGCTGTGAAAGCAGCTACTAATGCTTTTATTAGGGTATGCTATCTACATCACATTTCTTAGGGTACAACATTTCCCCGAATCCTGCATGAATACGGGATGCTTTGTGCATCGGGCTGCCCTTTACTATTTTTACAaaaagaattaacccaaatagccgcCTACCTAACCACTTAAACTAAAATAGCTGGTTaaggtataatatatgcataatttatgtattatatatgtatGATCGTGTATAATGATCAATGTATAAATTTATATATGTGGCTAGAAAAATATACGATGAATATGACCAGCTATTCGTATAAAAGATCCCTTTTACAAGTGACTGTTCTAATTCAGGAAGATGGGCTCGGTCTTTGGCTGCTCTAAAATGAGTATTTTAACCAAATTGCATGGGgtagccactttttaaagtggtaattactttttatccagcatttttaatGTTGAACAAAAGTAGCCAccagtctattaaaattaatatgaaaagacggtgttaccctttcttctatctcttttctgTCCATGTTCTCTTCCTTGCCAATCTCCCCGTCCCTTTTCTCATGAATTTAGTAACGGCCACACATGGCCTCTACCTCCTACATCACGTTCAAATCCCTGCAACAAACTCATCTCAAACTATATTACTTCACTCACTACAACTCAAACTATATTACTTCACTCACTACAGTAAGCATTCTTTAAAGTTTCACTCTTCTTTACATACTCTCCTTTCTGCACCAACAAAATACACACTTGGAATTTTGCCCTCCATTGAAGTTAAAGCATAGGTCACTCACTTGGAAACAATATTGTCCTTTGAACTAGAGCAAGAAATATCAGGCAATAGAACTAATAATGAAAATAGCTCTGTAGAAATATCAGGTAGTAGAACTTATACTGAATTCACAGGTAGTCCTGaccttagagttccaagttcaaaaaataaggacatgtagtcctgaacttagagttacaagttcaaaagttaagga from Nicotiana sylvestris chromosome 12, ASM39365v2, whole genome shotgun sequence encodes the following:
- the LOC104233683 gene encoding phenylalanine N-monooxygenase CYP79D16-like, which codes for MACFPQMLLKKKPTYQWIHKLMEEMETEIACIRLGSFHVIVVTSPELACQFLREQDSLFSSRRTCMSATLVSNGYLTSVFLPIGDQWMKMRRFLGSHVLSQSSHQWLRHKRDEEADHLLRFVYNQYCSIDEPVTINLRKVTRYYCANVVKNMIFSKRLLGKRITGKNGGPSVEEEDEEQVEALFTLLGYLFSFSISEYLPWFQIWQDSNKAHVKEDILDVLTRLKDTNGNPLMNVKEIKAQVLELMFATVDNPSNAVEFAIKEMLNEPQIMQRALEEIDTVFGRNRLVQESDLPQLNYVKACLREAFRLHPLTPFNVPHESVSDTIVGESFIPKGSVVLLSRLGLGRNPRVLEDPMKFKPEHHLKEEGGEVVLNDLELHLLSFSTGRRGYPGVKLGSTITTMLLARLLQGFSWNLPPNSPCNDFNEKSGCTYTSSGLMGIAAWMIRRIRTKRMTDKWRWSTMVLVYKKKGDI